The following proteins come from a genomic window of Mycobacterium sp. DL:
- a CDS encoding LON peptidase substrate-binding domain-containing protein translates to MPTLPIFPLEVAMLPGEGLPLRIFEPRYSALVQTCLAADDPTFGVVLIAAGREVGGGDSRSDVGVLAHITECVDMGAGRYRLTCDIGERFRVLEWQPDNPYPQAAVELWPDEPGAAVTADAIREIEDRMVTLFERIAEARGAQVNARDIVLGADESGDAALWLYALASRLPIGQADRYAMLAAPTVADRVAALSEAVDTVIAMVEFQLSE, encoded by the coding sequence GTGCCGACACTGCCGATCTTCCCGCTCGAGGTGGCGATGCTGCCCGGCGAAGGGCTGCCGCTGCGGATCTTCGAGCCGAGGTATTCGGCGCTGGTGCAGACCTGTCTGGCCGCCGACGACCCGACCTTCGGGGTGGTGCTCATCGCGGCGGGCCGGGAGGTCGGCGGCGGGGACAGCCGAAGCGATGTCGGCGTGTTGGCTCACATCACCGAATGTGTGGACATGGGCGCCGGCCGCTACCGGCTCACCTGCGACATCGGGGAGCGGTTCCGGGTGCTGGAATGGCAGCCGGACAATCCCTATCCGCAGGCGGCGGTCGAGTTGTGGCCGGACGAACCAGGGGCGGCGGTCACCGCTGATGCGATCCGCGAGATCGAAGACCGGATGGTGACGCTGTTCGAGCGCATCGCCGAAGCGCGGGGCGCGCAGGTCAACGCCCGCGACATCGTGCTGGGCGCCGACGAATCCGGTGACGCCGCACTGTGGTTGTACGCGTTGGCTTCTCGGCTGCCGATCGGACAGGCCGACCGGTACGCGATGCTGGCGGCGCCGACCGTCGCGGATCGGGTGGCGGCTCTGTCCGAAGCCGTCGACACCGTCATCGCCATGGTGGAGTTCCAGCTGTCGGAGTGA